Proteins encoded in a region of the Kryptolebias marmoratus isolate JLee-2015 linkage group LG14, ASM164957v2, whole genome shotgun sequence genome:
- the rab27b gene encoding ras-related protein Rab-27B, producing MTDGDYDYLIKLLALGDSGVGKTTFLYRYTDNKFNPKFITTVGIDFREKRVVYTASNPNGAATGKTFKVHLQLWDTAGQERFRSLTTAFFRDAMGFLLMFDLTSQQSFLNVRNWMSQLQANAYCENPDIVLVGNKVDLADQREVQEKQAKELADKYGIPYFETSAATGAEVDKAVITLLDLVMKRMEQCVDKPPADSANGNGAAKLGDAQPNEKKCAC from the exons ATGACTGATGGGGATTATGACTACCTTATAAAGCTCCTGGCCCTGGGGGACTCCGGCGTGGGGAAGACCACCTTCCTGTACCGCTACACGGACAACAAGTTCAACCCCAAGTTCATCACCACAGTCGGCATCGACTTCAGGGAAAAGCGGGTG GTCTACACGGCGTCCAACCCCAATGGGGCGGCCACGGGGAAAACCTTCAAGGTTCACCTTCAGCTCTGGGACACAGCCGGACAGGAGAG GTTCCGCAGCCTCACCACGGCGTTCTTCAGGGACGCCATGGGCTTCCTGCTGATGTTCGACCTCACCAGCCAGCAGAGCTTCCTGAACGTCAGGAACTGGATGA GCCAACTCCAGGCCAACGCGTACTGTGAGAACCCGGACATAGTTCTGGTCGGGAACAAGGTGGACCTGGCGGACCAGCGGGAGGTTCAGGAGAAGCAGGCCAAGGAGCTCGCTGACAAATACGG GATCCCGTACTTCGAGACCAGCGCGGCCACCGGCGCCGAGGTGGACAAGGCGGTGATAACGCTGCTGGACCTGGTCATGAAGAGGATGGAGCAGTGCGTCGACAAACCGCCGGCGGACTCGGCCAATGGGAACGGAGCTGCGAAGCTGGGGGACGCGCAGCCCAACGAGAAGAAATGTGCATGTTGA
- the brcc3 gene encoding lys-63-specific deubiquitinase BRCC36: MAVSSVHLESDAFLVCMNHALSTEKEEVMGLCIGELEAARIVHIHSVIILRRSDKRKDRVEISPEQLSAASTEAERLADTTGRPMRVVGWYHSHPHITVWPSHVDVRTQAMYQMLDRGFVGLIFSCFIEDKNTRTGRVLYTCFQSAQAQKGSEYERVEIPVHVVPREAIGKVCLESAVELPRILCQEEQDTYRKIHNLSHLDPVTKIHNGSVFTKNLCSQMSAVSGPLLQWLEDRLDQNRQSVLELQREKDRLLLELAAL, from the coding sequence ATGGCGGTGAGCTCGGTCCACCTGGAGTCCGACGCCTTCCTGGTGTGCATGAACCACGCGCTGAGCACCGAGAAGGAGGAGGTGATGGGGCTCTGCATCGGGGAGCTGGAGGCGGCGCGGATCGTCCACATCCACTCCGTCATCATCCTGCGCCGCTCCGACAAGCGGAAGGACCGGGTGGAGATCTCCCCGGAGCAGCTGTCCGCCGCCTCCACCGAGGCCGAGCGGCTGGCCGACACCACCGGGAGGCCCATGCGCGTGGTGGGCTGGTACCACTCGCACCCGCACATCACCGTGTGGCCGTCGCACGTGGACGTCCGGACCCAGGCCATGTACCAGATGCTGGACCGCGGCTTCGTGGGCCTCATCTTCTCCTGCTTCATCGAGGACAAGAACACCAGGACGGGCCGGGTCCTGTACACCTGCTTCCAGTCCGCGCAGGCGCAGAAGGGCTCGGAGTACGAGCGCGTGGAGATCCCGGTGCACGTCGTGCCGCGCGAGGCCATCGGGAAGGTGTGCCTGGAGTCGGCCGTGGAGCTGCCCCGGATCCTGTGCCAGGAGGAGCAGGACACGTACCGGAAGATCCACAACCTGTCGCACCTGGACCCGGTCACCAAGATCCACAACGGCTCGGTGTTCACCAAGAACCTCTGCAGCCAGATGTCCGCCGTCAGCGGGCCGCTGCTGCAGTGGCTGGAGGACCGGCTGGACCAGAACCGGCAGAGCGTCCTGGAGCTGCAGCGCGAGAAGGacaggctgctgctggagctggcTGCTCTGTGA